From the Mycobacterium sp. 155 genome, the window CCACCCCCAGCGCGGCCTTACCCGGCGCCAACGGCGCGTAACCATACGAAGTCCAACCCTGCAGGGCGGCCACACCAAGACTCAGTGCGGCCACCCCCAGTATCGACCACAATGGCGAGCGCGTGGTGGACAGTTTGATGCGTTCGGCGTCGAGCACCGCCAACGCGCTCACGGATTGCCCGCCCGGTAGTCGACGGCATCATCGGTGAGTTTCAAATACGCCTCCTCCAGAGAAGCCGCCTGCGTGCTCAATTCGTGCAACACGATCGAATTGCGGGCCGCCAGTTCCCCGATCACCTCGATGGCCGCACCGCACACCGTGAGCGCGTCGGCGTCCACGTCCGTCTGCAACCCGGCGTCGACGAGTACCTCGGCCAGGGTGTCCAACTGCGGACTGCGGACCCGAACGGTGTTGCCCGACCCGCTGACAAATTCCGCGACCGTCGTCGACGCGATCAGCTTGCCCTGGCCGATCACCACCAACCGGTCTGCGGTGTGGGACATTTCGGCCAGCATATGGCTGGACACGAACACCGTGCGACCCTCGGCGGCCAGGCTACGCATCAGGCAGCGCACCCAGTGGATGCCTTCGGGATCCAGGCCGTTGACGGGCTCGTCGAACAACAGCACCGGCGGATCCCCAAGCAATGCCCCGGCAATGCCGAGCCGCTGACTCATGCCCATCGACAGCGTCCCCGCGGCCCGCTCGCCCACCGCTTCCAGCCCGACGGCTTCGAGCACCTCGTCGACGCGGGTCGCCGGGATCCGGTTGGCGGCGGCAATCCAGCGCAGGTGGTTGCGGGCGCTGCGGTTGGGGTGGACCTGACGCGCGTCGAGCAATGCACCGACAGTCCGCAGCGGATCGCGCAGCTCGCGGTATGGCTTGCCGCCGATGACGGCCGTGCCGGCGGTCGGACGGTCGAGGCCGAGGATCAGCCGCATGGTGGTGGTCTTGCCTGCGCCGTTGGGCCCGAGGAACCCCGTGACCACCCCCGCTTCGACGGTGAACGTCAGGTCGTCGACGGCACGTTGGGTTCCGTAGAGTTTGGTCAGCCCGGCGAGTTCGATCATCGCCGTCCAGTATCCCTACCGCCCTGTGCCGCGGTCATCAGCCACACCTTCGCGAATGTGAGGCGAACCGATTACAGCGAAGGACTCGACGCCTGCGCCCAGAAGCGTTTCGGGATGCGACCGGCCTGCCGAGCCAGGTAGCCGGCGGTGACGGCCGCCGACATGGCCGCGGCCATGGTCGGCGGATCGGATGCCCGGGTGACGGCGGTGGCCAGTAAGACTGCGTCGCAACCCAACTCCATGGCCAGGGCAGCATCGCTCGCGGTCCCGATGCCGGCATCCAAGACAACCGGTACCCCGGCCTGCGCGACGATCATCTCGATGTTGTGCGGGTTGGAGATTCCCAGCCCGGTGCCGATGGGTGCGCCCAGCGGCATCACCGCGGCGCAGCCGGTGTCCTCCAACCGGCGCGCCAGCACCGGGTCGTCGTTGGTGTAGGGCATCACGATGAACCCGTCGTCGACCAATTGCTCAGCGGCCTTGACCAATTCGATGGCATCGGGCAGCAGCGTGCGGTCGTCGGCGATGACCTCGAGCTTGACCAGGTCGGTGCCCAGTGCCTCGCGGGCCAGCTGCGCGGTCAGTACCGCTTCGGCCGCGCCGCGACAGCCGGCGGTGTTGGGCAGTGCCGCAATACCGAGCCGGTTGAGCAGATCCAGCACACCGGTTCCGCCCGAAGCGTCGATCCGACGCATCGCCACCGTGGTCAGCTCGGTGCCGGAGGCCACCAGGGCCTCTTCCAGCACGGCAAGGTTGGGTGCCCCGCCGGTGCCCATGATCAGCCGGGAGCCAAATTCCCGACCACCGATTTTGAGCGTCGAATCAGCCACCTTGCACCGCCGTGACCACCTCGACGCGGGCGCCGTCGGCCAGCGCGCGGTCCCACTCCGAGCGCGGTATCACCGACCAGTCGAGTGCCACCGCGATGCCTTTGTCCGGAAAGCCTCGGGTCTGAAGCAACCCTGCGACGGTGGTCTTTTCGGCCACCTCGATGGTTTCGTCGTTGACCGTTATGGTGATCATTTCGCTCCCACGCTCACCTCGAGCTCAGCCGCGATCCGCTCAGCGGTCCACGGTGCCAACAGAAATCCATTGCGGCCATGCCCCGCCGCCACCAGCGTGCGATCGTCGAGCCGTTCGACGACGGGCAATCCGTCGGGGGTCATCGGCCGCAGCCCGGCCGCGGTCTCGGCCAGCTCGTATTCACCGAGCGCCGGCAGCACCGCGCAGGCGTCGTCGAGCAGGTCGCGCACCCCGGTGACCACGGGTGCGGTGTCACGGCCGTGCTCGTACTGGGTGGCACCCACGACGACACCGTCGGCGCGTGGCACCAGATACACCGGACGGCCGTGCACACGGGCCCGGACCACCTGGCGCGGCACCGGCATGCAGCCGTTGCGCCACCTCAGCCGCAGCACCTCGCCCTTGACAGGCCGCACCGGCAGTCCCGGCCACAGCCGCGGCGCGTCGATGCCGTTGGCGATGACGCGCTGCTCGGCGGCGACCTCGTCGAGCGAGTCCACCGCAGGCGCCCACTGCACGCCCAGCCGCCGGCAGTGCGCGGTCAAGCCCTCGACCACCGCGCGGTTGTCCACCGCCAGCTCGGTCGTCGCCAGGAAACCGTGCCGGATGCCCTGGGCCAGCAACGGTTCCACGTCGCGGGCGGCCGTGGTCAGCTCTACCGGGTGCCCTTGGGCGGCCAACCATTCGGCGACGGTACGCAAATCGGCGACGTCGGCGCGGTCGACGGCGACCACCAGCGATTGCCGTGCCGTGACCACCTCGGGCGGCAAACCATCCAGGAAGCTCGAATGCCACAACCGCAGCGATTCCAGGCCGATCTGCAGCAGCCGCTCCTCGCCGGGCCAGCCCTCGCTGTGCGGTGCAATCATGCCGCCGGCCACCCAGGATGCGCCACGCTCGGTGCTGGCATGCAGCGTCACCGACCAGCCGTCGAGGGCCGCCCGGCGGGCGACGGACAGCCCGATGACGCCGCCGCCGACGACAGCTAGTGCTGGACCCATTTCTCCTCCCTACGCCGGCATGACCCGGATCAGGTGTGACGGTAAGGGCTGGTACGTATGCCCACTCTCAGCCCCGTTCCCGGGACTCCCGTGTTGCCAGTTCACCTTACTCGGCACGCAGGCACTACCGTCGCGGTGTGCAAGAACCTACGGACCGCCTCGCCAACGCCGCGCTGTACCTGTGCACCGACGCCCGCCGCGAGCGCGGTGATCTCGCCGAATTCGCCGACGCCGCGCTGGCCGGCGGAGTGGATCTGATCCAGCTGCGCGACAAGGGCTCCGCCGGGGAACGACAGTTCGGCCCGTTGGAGGCGCGCCAGGAGCTCGACGCATTGGAGGTGCTGGCCGACGCGGCCCGCCGGCACGGCGCGCTGCTCGCCGTCAATGATCGCGCCGACATCGCGCTCGCGGCCGGGGCCGATGTGCTGCACCTGGGCCAGGACGATCTACCGCTGCCGATCGCACGCGGCATCATCGGGTCGCGTCCGGTGATCGGCCGTTCCACGCACGACGCCGACCAGGTGGCCGCGGCCATCGACGAACCCGTCGACTACTTCTGTGTCGGACCGTGCTGGCCGACCCCCACCAAGCCCGGACGTCCGGCCCCCGGGCTCGAGTTGGTACGGAAAGCGGCAGCCCTGAACCCGGCCAAACCGTGGTTCGCGATCGGCGGCATCGACATCCAGCGGCTGCCCGAGGTGCTGGCGGCAGGCGCCCGCCGGGTCGTGGTGGTCCGGGCCATCACCGCGGCCGACGACCCACGGGCCGCCGCGGCGGAGCTGAAGTCCGCTCTTACTGAGAGTCGATGATCAGCAGCGGGATGGTCGCGGTGACCTCTCGCAGCCGCTGCCAACTGGCCGCGAAACCGGGGTGCAACGGCAGCTCTGCCACCTGAGCCTCGGCCACCCAGCGCAGCTCGGAACTCTCCCGGTTCGGGATGGTTTCCAACGGTTCGGACGCGTCGGCGATCACGGTGGTGTAGGTCCAGCTGGTGCCGCCGGTGCCGGCCACCTCGGCCGTCACGACGGTGGTGCGAACGATCAATTGGGCGCCGGACAGGCCGGTTTCCTCGTGCGCCTCGCGCACCGCAGCCTGCTCGGCGGTCTCATGACTGTCCCGGGCGCCGCCGGGCAGCGCCCACGTCCCACCCTGGTGACTCCACGGGGCGCGGTGCTGCAGCAACACCGCGGCGGAACCGTCCGGCCAGGGTGCGCGCAGCAGCAGGCCGGCCGCGCCGTGACGGCCCCAGAACCGGGTGCCGCCGTCGGACACCACCCAGCCGTCCCCGTCGCCTCGCACCCGTACAGGATAGGTAACGTGGCCGGCTTCGGCGGTTGTCGATTCCGGGCGAGCCATCCCCCGAACTCTTAGAATTCTTTTATAGAGTTGGCACAGCCGTACGACAGCCGGAAAGGTCCTCGCGCAGGTGACTGTGGAGTTGGCACATCCGTCGACCGAGCCGCTCGCGTCCCGGTCGCCGACGACGCCTGCCCATCCGCGCTGGTGGTTCCTGTGGACGACCCCGGGACGCATCCTGACCATCGGGCTGGTGTTGGCGGCTCTGGTCATCGCGAGCGCCTTCGCCACCTCGACGACCATCAACCATCGCCAGCAGGCGCTGACCATGGTGCTCGACCACACCGAACCACTGGCGTTCGCCGCCGGACAGCTTTACACGACGCTGTCGGTGGCCGACGCCGCCGCGGCCACCGCGTTCATCTCCGGCGCCGAGCCGCGTGACGTGCGGCAGCGCTACGAACAAGCGATCACCGACGCATCCGTCGCGGTCACCCGGGCCTCGAGCGGCCTCACCGATGAACCGCTGGTCCAGCTGCTGGGCCGCATCAACGCCCGGCTCGCCGTGTACACCGGACTGGTGGAAACCGCCCGTACGAACAACCGGGCGGGCAATCCGGTCGGGTCGTCGTACCTGTCCGAGGCCTCGTCGCTGATGCAGTCGCAGATCCTGCCCGACGCCCAGCGGCTCTACGAGCAGACCTCGGCCCGGGTCGACGCCGAGACCACGGCCTCGACCCGGATCCCGGCGCCGGTGGTGCTGGTGGTGCTGGCGACGTTGATGTTCGGGGCGTTCGCCAACCGCTGGCTGGCGCGACGTACGCGGCGCCGGGTAAATGTC encodes:
- the glnX gene encoding protein kinase G-activating protein GlnX yields the protein MTVELAHPSTEPLASRSPTTPAHPRWWFLWTTPGRILTIGLVLAALVIASAFATSTTINHRQQALTMVLDHTEPLAFAAGQLYTTLSVADAAAATAFISGAEPRDVRQRYEQAITDASVAVTRASSGLTDEPLVQLLGRINARLAVYTGLVETARTNNRAGNPVGSSYLSEASSLMQSQILPDAQRLYEQTSARVDAETTASTRIPAPVVLVVLATLMFGAFANRWLARRTRRRVNVGFVAGGMAVLIMLIWVMTALVISTSDSRSAKDTAADSLKTVTNLAITAQQARADETLALIRRGDESVRKQSYYQRIDTMQQQLAAYLGRDTGMDKTDLADADQLLTRWRAADDRINAYIAVGNYQAATQVALGTSEDDSTPAFDKLDEALSKGIQQSRNQLRNDIVNARRVLSGATVGAAVLSVAAAVAVALGLWPRLSEYR
- a CDS encoding ATP-binding cassette domain-containing protein, giving the protein MIELAGLTKLYGTQRAVDDLTFTVEAGVVTGFLGPNGAGKTTTMRLILGLDRPTAGTAVIGGKPYRELRDPLRTVGALLDARQVHPNRSARNHLRWIAAANRIPATRVDEVLEAVGLEAVGERAAGTLSMGMSQRLGIAGALLGDPPVLLFDEPVNGLDPEGIHWVRCLMRSLAAEGRTVFVSSHMLAEMSHTADRLVVIGQGKLIASTTVAEFVSGSGNTVRVRSPQLDTLAEVLVDAGLQTDVDADALTVCGAAIEVIGELAARNSIVLHELSTQAASLEEAYLKLTDDAVDYRAGNP
- a CDS encoding thiazole synthase; the encoded protein is MADSTLKIGGREFGSRLIMGTGGAPNLAVLEEALVASGTELTTVAMRRIDASGGTGVLDLLNRLGIAALPNTAGCRGAAEAVLTAQLAREALGTDLVKLEVIADDRTLLPDAIELVKAAEQLVDDGFIVMPYTNDDPVLARRLEDTGCAAVMPLGAPIGTGLGISNPHNIEMIVAQAGVPVVLDAGIGTASDAALAMELGCDAVLLATAVTRASDPPTMAAAMSAAVTAGYLARQAGRIPKRFWAQASSPSL
- the thiE gene encoding thiamine phosphate synthase; translation: MQEPTDRLANAALYLCTDARRERGDLAEFADAALAGGVDLIQLRDKGSAGERQFGPLEARQELDALEVLADAARRHGALLAVNDRADIALAAGADVLHLGQDDLPLPIARGIIGSRPVIGRSTHDADQVAAAIDEPVDYFCVGPCWPTPTKPGRPAPGLELVRKAAALNPAKPWFAIGGIDIQRLPEVLAAGARRVVVVRAITAADDPRAAAAELKSALTESR
- the thiO gene encoding glycine oxidase ThiO; its protein translation is MGPALAVVGGGVIGLSVARRAALDGWSVTLHASTERGASWVAGGMIAPHSEGWPGEERLLQIGLESLRLWHSSFLDGLPPEVVTARQSLVVAVDRADVADLRTVAEWLAAQGHPVELTTAARDVEPLLAQGIRHGFLATTELAVDNRAVVEGLTAHCRRLGVQWAPAVDSLDEVAAEQRVIANGIDAPRLWPGLPVRPVKGEVLRLRWRNGCMPVPRQVVRARVHGRPVYLVPRADGVVVGATQYEHGRDTAPVVTGVRDLLDDACAVLPALGEYELAETAAGLRPMTPDGLPVVERLDDRTLVAAGHGRNGFLLAPWTAERIAAELEVSVGAK
- the thiS gene encoding sulfur carrier protein ThiS encodes the protein MITITVNDETIEVAEKTTVAGLLQTRGFPDKGIAVALDWSVIPRSEWDRALADGARVEVVTAVQGG
- a CDS encoding NUDIX hydrolase, producing the protein MRGDGDGWVVSDGGTRFWGRHGAAGLLLRAPWPDGSAAVLLQHRAPWSHQGGTWALPGGARDSHETAEQAAVREAHEETGLSGAQLIVRTTVVTAEVAGTGGTSWTYTTVIADASEPLETIPNRESSELRWVAEAQVAELPLHPGFAASWQRLREVTATIPLLIIDSQ